From the Rhodoferax sp. WC2427 genome, one window contains:
- the atzF gene encoding allophanate hydrolase encodes MNKTTISLSLGALQQAYRDGGLTPLQVVDHVANAIGDDPHTAWIHRIDTATLRARAQALMDHGPEGLPLWGVPFAIKDNIDLAGVPTTAGCPAYAYTPANSAFVVQRLLDAGAIAIGKTNLDQFATGLNGTRSPYGACHNAFDADYVSGGSSAGSAVSVALGHVSFSLGTDTAGSGRVPAGFNHLVGLKPSLGLLSTSGVVPACRSLDAVSIFALTADDAQQVFAVAQGYDAQDAYARPAQPHGFDFGRAKHPRLGVPRADQLQFLGDSGYAQCFEAARAHALALGAELVEIDFEPFFETARLLYEGPWVAERYQAIRAFIDARPEALFPVTREITLGGAKPLAADAFAAQYRLRALAQRCAAVWASIDCMLLPTSPTIHRIDTMLAEPIARNSDFGLYTNFVNLLDYAAIAVPAGFRAYGLLDGLPFGITFVAPAHQDQPLLHLAQRWQHSLQGRAATLGATGHTAVPFEALGAVPSGQIRVAVCGAHLQGQPLNHQLTSRGARRVQCTTTAPVYRLYALPDGKRPGLVRVAEGEDSGRAIEVEVWELPGAQFGSFVDGIPAPLGIGRTLLADGSTVAGFICEPSGLEGAQDVTLFGGWRAYKAAV; translated from the coding sequence ATGAACAAGACAACTATTTCCCTCAGCCTGGGCGCGTTGCAACAGGCTTACCGCGATGGCGGCCTGACCCCGTTGCAGGTGGTGGACCACGTGGCAAACGCCATAGGTGACGACCCGCACACCGCCTGGATCCACCGCATCGACACAGCCACCTTGCGCGCACGTGCCCAGGCATTGATGGACCACGGCCCCGAGGGCCTACCGCTGTGGGGCGTGCCCTTTGCCATCAAGGACAACATCGACCTGGCCGGGGTGCCCACCACCGCCGGTTGCCCGGCCTATGCCTACACGCCTGCGAATAGCGCCTTCGTGGTGCAGCGCCTGCTGGACGCGGGGGCCATCGCCATCGGCAAGACCAACCTGGACCAGTTCGCCACCGGCCTGAACGGCACGCGTTCACCCTATGGGGCCTGCCACAACGCCTTCGATGCGGACTACGTGTCGGGCGGCTCCAGCGCGGGCTCGGCGGTGTCGGTGGCGTTGGGCCATGTGAGTTTTTCGCTGGGCACCGACACCGCCGGTTCGGGCCGTGTGCCCGCTGGCTTCAACCACCTGGTGGGCCTGAAACCCAGCCTGGGCCTGCTGTCCACCAGCGGCGTGGTGCCCGCCTGCCGCTCGCTGGATGCGGTGTCCATCTTCGCCTTGACGGCCGATGACGCGCAGCAGGTGTTCGCCGTGGCCCAGGGCTATGACGCGCAGGACGCCTATGCCCGCCCGGCCCAGCCGCACGGCTTCGACTTTGGCCGCGCCAAACATCCACGCCTGGGCGTTCCGCGCGCCGACCAGCTGCAGTTTCTGGGCGACAGCGGCTATGCGCAATGTTTTGAGGCCGCCCGCGCCCATGCTTTGGCCCTGGGCGCGGAGTTGGTGGAGATCGACTTTGAACCCTTTTTCGAGACTGCCCGTTTGCTGTACGAGGGACCCTGGGTGGCAGAGCGTTACCAGGCCATCCGCGCCTTCATAGACGCACGGCCCGAGGCTCTGTTCCCGGTGACCCGCGAGATCACCCTGGGCGGGGCCAAGCCGCTGGCCGCCGATGCCTTCGCCGCCCAGTACCGCCTGCGCGCCCTGGCGCAACGTTGCGCCGCCGTGTGGGCCAGCATCGACTGCATGCTGCTGCCTACCTCGCCCACGATCCACCGCATAGACACCATGTTGGCCGAGCCGATTGCCCGCAACAGCGACTTCGGCCTGTACACCAACTTCGTGAATCTGCTGGACTACGCCGCCATCGCCGTGCCCGCTGGCTTTCGGGCCTACGGCCTGCTTGACGGTCTACCTTTTGGCATCACCTTCGTCGCCCCTGCCCACCAGGACCAGCCGCTGCTGCACCTGGCCCAGCGCTGGCAGCACAGCCTGCAGGGCAGGGCGGCCACGCTGGGGGCCACCGGCCACACGGCAGTGCCGTTCGAAGCTTTGGGTGCCGTGCCGTCCGGCCAGATCCGCGTGGCCGTCTGCGGAGCGCACCTGCAAGGCCAGCCGCTGAACCACCAGCTCACCAGCCGGGGTGCCCGCCGCGTGCAGTGCACCACCACCGCGCCCGTCTACCGCCTCTACGCTTTGCCCGACGGCAAACGCCCCGGCCTGGTCCGCGTGGCCGAGGGCGAAGATAGTGGTAGGGCGATCGAGGTGGAGGTGTGGGAGCTGCCCGGCGCGCAGTTCGGCAGCTTTGTGGACGGCATCCCCGCGCCCCTAGGGATCGGCCGCACGCTGCTGGCCGATGGCAGCACGGTGGCGGGCTTTATCTGCGAGCCTTCAGGATTGGAAGGCGCGCAGGACGTTACGTTGTTTGGGGGCTGGCGGGCGTACAAAGCGGCGGTCTGA
- a CDS encoding Bug family tripartite tricarboxylate transporter substrate binding protein, producing the protein MNQRHLLRATATCAAALCLATPARAQDFPPKKPVTLVVGFAAGGAADAAARLIARKLGEDIGQTVIIDNKAGAGGNIAHQQVANGPADGSMLLFGSIGPLTIAPHVMKVSYDPFKDLAAISGGVNFPNVLVVHKGLGVKTLAEFVALAKKKPGSIDFASTGAGSASHLAGELFSQRAGIDMVHVPYKGGAPALQDLLGERIASYFSAPPTALPHVEAGKLIPLATTGLARPAYMPTIPTVAESGYPGFEALNWYAFVAPGKTPVAILERWNQAIVKVLADPGVKQALDKHGLTPQPTTRAELTDFMRKEDAKWGAIVRDRKITAN; encoded by the coding sequence ATGAACCAACGACACCTTCTGCGCGCCACGGCCACGTGCGCCGCCGCCCTCTGCCTGGCGACCCCGGCACGGGCCCAGGACTTCCCGCCCAAGAAGCCCGTCACCCTGGTGGTCGGCTTCGCCGCCGGGGGCGCGGCCGATGCGGCTGCGCGCCTGATCGCCCGCAAACTCGGCGAGGACATCGGCCAGACCGTCATCATCGACAACAAGGCCGGTGCCGGGGGCAACATCGCGCACCAGCAGGTGGCCAACGGGCCAGCCGACGGCTCGATGCTGCTGTTTGGCTCCATCGGCCCGCTGACCATCGCACCGCACGTGATGAAAGTCAGCTACGACCCGTTCAAGGACCTGGCCGCCATCTCGGGCGGGGTGAACTTTCCGAATGTGCTGGTGGTGCACAAGGGCCTGGGTGTGAAGACCCTGGCCGAGTTTGTGGCCTTGGCCAAGAAGAAGCCCGGCAGCATCGACTTCGCCTCGACCGGGGCTGGATCGGCCTCGCACCTGGCCGGGGAGCTGTTTAGCCAGCGCGCGGGCATCGACATGGTGCACGTGCCCTACAAAGGCGGCGCACCGGCCCTGCAGGACCTGCTGGGCGAACGCATCGCCTCGTATTTTTCGGCACCGCCCACCGCGCTGCCGCACGTTGAAGCGGGCAAGCTCATCCCCCTGGCTACCACCGGCCTGGCCCGCCCGGCCTACATGCCCACCATCCCCACGGTGGCCGAGTCGGGTTATCCCGGCTTCGAGGCCTTGAACTGGTACGCCTTTGTGGCACCCGGCAAAACGCCCGTAGCGATTCTGGAGCGCTGGAACCAGGCCATCGTCAAGGTACTGGCCGACCCCGGCGTGAAGCAGGCCCTGGACAAACACGGCCTGACCCCGCAGCCCACCACCCGCGCCGAGCTCACCGACTTCATGCGGAAAGAAGATGCCAAGTGGGGTGCCATCGTGCGCGACCGCAAGATCACAGCCAACTGA